From Halostagnicola kamekurae, the proteins below share one genomic window:
- a CDS encoding ParA family protein, which yields MYAYSVWSPERGPQTTALIAGLARAHAERDDRVLVVDFTPPGDGVSEYFGVEPGGESDENVVTHLIEENDDPFEELAEPVEPGVDLVPTHEHLADLENTLDQNAMLAEISASSRNYEYPRSEQLHRVISDSKAFYEYDIILVDAGSGTDQHAYNGIYAANRVLLPYEAGGDPEAVTAGFEDVQNALESIDVVPLGTVATGVEPGETGDRGDTPPDLPSMDSSIADCPSLFEDARVACSSFLDFEQNEEYRQLEPNERNVVESISKLAADIATTLKNPN from the coding sequence ATGTACGCTTACTCCGTCTGGTCCCCCGAACGCGGGCCACAGACGACCGCTCTCATCGCGGGACTCGCTCGAGCGCACGCCGAACGGGACGATCGGGTTCTCGTCGTCGACTTTACGCCACCCGGCGACGGGGTGTCCGAGTACTTCGGGGTCGAACCGGGCGGCGAATCGGACGAAAACGTCGTCACTCACCTGATCGAAGAGAACGACGACCCGTTCGAAGAACTCGCAGAGCCCGTCGAACCGGGCGTCGATCTCGTGCCGACCCACGAGCACCTCGCAGACCTCGAGAACACGCTCGATCAGAACGCGATGCTGGCCGAAATTTCCGCGTCCAGCCGAAACTACGAGTACCCGCGATCGGAACAACTCCACCGCGTCATCTCCGATTCGAAAGCATTCTACGAATATGATATAATACTGGTCGACGCCGGGTCCGGAACGGATCAACACGCGTACAACGGGATATACGCCGCCAACAGGGTGCTACTGCCGTACGAGGCAGGTGGCGATCCCGAAGCCGTGACCGCCGGGTTCGAGGACGTCCAGAACGCCCTCGAGTCAATCGACGTCGTACCGCTCGGGACGGTTGCGACGGGCGTCGAACCAGGAGAAACCGGCGACAGGGGCGACACACCTCCAGATCTGCCGTCGATGGATAGTTCGATTGCGGACTGTCCGTCGCTGTTCGAAGACGCTCGAGTCGCCTGCTCGAGTTTCCTCGATTTCGAGCAAAACGAGGAGTATCGTCAGCTAGAACCGAACGAACGAAACGTCGTGGAATCGATTTCGAAACTCGCCGCGGACATCGCGACGACGCTAAAGAATCCGAACTAA
- a CDS encoding acyl-CoA mutase large subunit family protein, whose translation MYDRDDLEAVRDHRSRWESETLEADERKDRFATVSNHEVDRLYTPADVADLDYESDLGFPGEPPFTRGPYPTMYRGRTWTMRQFAGFGTAEETNERFQYLIDEGQTGLSVAFDMPTLMGIDSDDPMSEGEVGKEGVAVDTLADFEVLFDGIDIDEISTSFTINPSAAVIYAMYVALADRQGVPRSELRGTLQNDMFKEFIAQKEWVIPPEPSLSIVTDTIEFAVEETPSFHPVSVSGYHIREAGSTAAQEAAFTLADGFAYVEDCLERGLDVDEFAPLLSFFFNSHNSIFEEVAKYRASRRLYAHVMNEWYGAERRESRRLKFHTQTAGQSLTAQQPLNNIVRVTIQALAGVLGGTQSLHTNSFDEALALPSEEAVRVALRTQQIIAEESGAADIVDPLGGSFAIEALTDEMEAAMMDYLEEIKSIGDGSVRDGILQGIDEGYFHREIQESSYEYQQRVERGEEVVVGVNEYTIEEDTSPEILQVDEMARDRQLERLERVKSERDDAEVEAALEDLSRRLEEGENVMPPIVDAVKAYATMGEIMQVFEEKYGSYQEAVSLA comes from the coding sequence ATGTATGACCGAGACGACCTCGAGGCGGTTCGCGACCACCGCAGTCGGTGGGAGAGCGAAACCCTGGAGGCCGACGAACGGAAGGATCGGTTCGCGACGGTATCGAATCACGAAGTCGACCGTCTCTACACGCCCGCGGACGTCGCAGACCTAGACTACGAGTCGGATCTTGGGTTTCCGGGCGAACCGCCGTTTACCCGCGGCCCGTATCCGACGATGTACCGCGGGCGAACGTGGACGATGCGCCAGTTCGCCGGGTTCGGGACCGCCGAGGAGACGAACGAACGCTTTCAGTATCTGATCGACGAGGGTCAGACGGGACTGTCAGTCGCCTTCGATATGCCCACGCTGATGGGAATCGATTCGGACGATCCGATGAGCGAGGGCGAAGTCGGCAAAGAGGGCGTCGCCGTCGATACGCTGGCCGACTTCGAAGTGCTGTTCGACGGGATCGACATCGACGAGATCTCGACCTCGTTTACGATCAATCCCTCCGCGGCGGTCATTTACGCGATGTACGTCGCGCTGGCGGACCGACAGGGCGTTCCGCGCTCGGAACTGCGCGGGACCCTCCAGAACGACATGTTCAAGGAGTTCATCGCCCAGAAGGAGTGGGTGATCCCGCCCGAACCGTCGCTGTCGATCGTTACGGACACCATCGAGTTCGCAGTCGAGGAAACGCCGTCGTTTCACCCCGTCTCGGTCTCCGGCTATCACATTCGAGAGGCTGGCTCGACGGCCGCCCAGGAGGCGGCGTTCACGCTCGCCGACGGCTTCGCCTACGTCGAGGACTGTCTCGAGCGCGGTCTCGATGTCGACGAGTTCGCGCCGCTGCTGTCCTTTTTCTTCAACTCTCACAACTCGATCTTCGAGGAGGTCGCGAAGTATCGCGCGTCGCGGCGGCTCTACGCGCACGTGATGAACGAGTGGTACGGCGCCGAGCGCCGGGAATCCAGACGACTGAAGTTCCACACGCAGACCGCCGGCCAGTCGCTGACGGCCCAACAGCCGCTCAACAACATCGTCCGGGTGACGATTCAGGCGCTCGCGGGCGTTCTCGGCGGGACCCAGTCGCTGCACACGAACAGCTTCGACGAGGCGCTGGCGCTGCCGAGCGAGGAGGCGGTTCGCGTCGCGCTCAGAACCCAGCAGATCATCGCCGAGGAGTCGGGCGCCGCGGACATCGTTGACCCGCTCGGCGGGAGCTTCGCGATCGAAGCGTTGACCGACGAGATGGAGGCGGCGATGATGGACTACCTCGAGGAGATCAAATCGATCGGCGACGGCTCCGTCCGCGACGGCATCCTCCAGGGGATCGACGAGGGCTACTTCCACCGAGAGATCCAAGAGTCGAGCTACGAGTACCAACAGCGCGTCGAACGCGGCGAGGAGGTCGTCGTCGGCGTCAACGAGTACACGATCGAAGAGGACACCTCGCCCGAGATCCTCCAGGTCGACGAGATGGCGCGCGACCGACAGCTCGAGCGACTCGAGCGCGTCAAATCCGAACGCGACGACGCCGAAGTCGAGGCGGCGCTCGAGGACCTCTCGCGTCGACTCGAGGAGGGTGAGAACGTCATGCCGCCGATCGTCGACGCAGTAAAAGCCTACGCGACGATGGGAGAGATCATGCAGGTCTTCGAGGAGAAATACGGCTCCTACCAGGAAGCCGTGAGCCTCGCCTAG
- a CDS encoding lysylphosphatidylglycerol synthase transmembrane domain-containing protein, with amino-acid sequence MTESSKAIVDRGWTVVRDHGVWLTALLSVVVFFALAAYADIDSVTSALAAVDWSTFAIVIGLTTVGYGFRFAKWHYYLRRLDVNVPLEASAITFFSGLMMVVTPGKAGEVWKAWFLRDTRDVPASKTTSVVGAERITDLIALSALAALGVLVYSRSTFAVIALFGSLMVGIGLLQWRRGCLALLGRLESAPVVGEYAAELEQFYESAYSLFQFRPLVVSTLLSLVAWGLEGVAFWLVLAGFGVDAGVVIGLFVFGFGSVVGAVSMLPGGLAATEASMVGVLLSIGYPETVAAAATIVIRVGTLWYAAALGTAAFLTYKGTR; translated from the coding sequence GTGACGGAGAGCTCGAAGGCGATCGTCGATCGCGGCTGGACCGTCGTCCGGGATCACGGCGTCTGGCTGACGGCGTTGCTCTCGGTCGTCGTCTTCTTCGCCCTGGCCGCGTACGCGGACATCGACAGCGTGACGAGCGCGCTGGCCGCGGTGGACTGGAGCACGTTCGCAATCGTCATCGGTCTCACGACAGTCGGGTACGGCTTTCGATTCGCCAAGTGGCACTACTACCTCCGACGCCTCGACGTGAACGTCCCGCTCGAGGCGAGCGCTATCACCTTCTTCAGCGGGCTGATGATGGTCGTCACGCCGGGGAAAGCCGGCGAGGTCTGGAAGGCGTGGTTCCTCCGGGACACGCGCGACGTCCCCGCGAGCAAGACCACCTCCGTCGTGGGCGCAGAGCGCATCACCGATCTCATCGCGTTGAGTGCGTTGGCCGCGCTCGGCGTCCTGGTTTACAGCCGCTCGACGTTCGCCGTGATCGCCCTCTTCGGCTCTCTCATGGTCGGGATCGGTCTGCTCCAGTGGCGACGGGGCTGTTTGGCGCTTCTCGGACGGCTCGAGTCGGCCCCCGTCGTCGGCGAGTACGCGGCCGAACTCGAGCAGTTCTACGAGAGCGCCTACAGCCTGTTCCAGTTTCGCCCGTTGGTCGTCTCGACGCTGCTGAGTCTCGTCGCGTGGGGACTCGAGGGCGTCGCGTTCTGGCTGGTACTCGCCGGGTTCGGCGTCGACGCCGGCGTCGTGATCGGCCTGTTCGTCTTCGGCTTCGGGTCGGTCGTCGGCGCGGTGTCGATGCTCCCCGGTGGACTCGCGGCGACGGAGGCGTCGATGGTCGGCGTCTTGCTCTCGATCGGATACCCCGAGACCGTCGCGGCCGCCGCCACGATCGTGATCCGCGTGGGAACGCTCTGGTACGCCGCCGCACTCGGAACAGCCGCATTCCTCACGTACAAGGGGACGCGATGA
- a CDS encoding MATE family efflux transporter, whose translation MTRRIPNPFRQLILWIGLALAHLGLIDRERARRTADLAWPRIVTGLARMSKNAVDVAMVGVAVGSGAIAGVGFAAPYWGLAFALGGGVAGGTIALVSQRYGADRFDQMGQAVRSSVVCVLAVTIPVAALFWAFPVELISLISDNQEAIGYGADYLQIVALGIPFAGLNLIGSRTFVGMDDSWTPMVIRAGGAVANIVLNSVLIFGFDMGVDGAALGTVLANVVVTSAFGIGLVAGRLPGLGSFDVSISPVGTYLDGETIWDLTTIGLPVLGSKLVWTVAEFPMLAIVDIFGQDTVAAYVIARRIWGLMNTPGWGFGLAASSLVGQHLGTGDEHTAERYGREIVYFSAAVYMVAAVIVFALAEPITLAFTDDPSELSVPTTVALIRAACGAIVFKGIHTAAAGALNGSGDTRWPFYSQLLGMFGLSIPVAYLGATAVTIPTIGPIPLLGVTIPGGTIPALGLTGLYLTFFAETLTPALINYYRFSSGKWKAISRSYRPDAAPADD comes from the coding sequence TTGACACGACGCATTCCGAACCCGTTCCGACAACTCATCCTGTGGATCGGTCTCGCGCTCGCCCACCTCGGTCTGATCGACCGCGAGCGGGCGCGCCGCACGGCCGATCTCGCGTGGCCGCGGATCGTCACCGGCCTCGCACGGATGTCGAAAAACGCGGTCGACGTCGCGATGGTCGGCGTCGCCGTCGGATCGGGTGCTATCGCGGGGGTCGGCTTCGCCGCGCCCTACTGGGGGCTCGCGTTCGCGCTGGGCGGCGGCGTCGCGGGCGGAACGATCGCGCTCGTTTCACAGCGCTACGGGGCCGACCGCTTCGACCAGATGGGGCAGGCTGTCCGCTCGAGCGTCGTCTGCGTGCTGGCAGTTACGATCCCGGTCGCGGCCCTGTTCTGGGCGTTTCCCGTCGAGCTCATCTCGCTGATCAGCGACAATCAGGAGGCCATCGGCTACGGTGCAGACTACCTGCAGATCGTCGCGCTCGGGATCCCGTTCGCCGGGTTGAACCTGATCGGTAGTCGCACCTTCGTCGGCATGGACGACTCGTGGACGCCGATGGTCATCAGGGCGGGCGGCGCCGTCGCGAACATCGTCCTCAACTCGGTGCTCATATTCGGGTTCGATATGGGCGTCGACGGCGCTGCGCTCGGAACCGTTCTCGCGAACGTCGTCGTGACGAGCGCGTTCGGCATCGGGCTTGTCGCGGGACGACTCCCGGGACTCGGCTCGTTCGACGTCTCCATCAGCCCCGTCGGGACGTACCTCGACGGCGAGACGATCTGGGACCTGACGACGATCGGCCTCCCCGTGCTGGGATCGAAACTCGTCTGGACCGTCGCCGAGTTCCCGATGCTCGCCATCGTCGACATCTTCGGACAGGACACCGTCGCCGCCTACGTCATCGCCCGCCGGATCTGGGGCCTGATGAACACGCCCGGCTGGGGCTTCGGTCTCGCCGCCTCGAGTCTGGTCGGCCAGCACCTCGGGACGGGCGACGAGCACACCGCAGAGCGGTACGGTCGTGAGATCGTCTACTTCTCGGCGGCGGTCTACATGGTCGCCGCGGTCATCGTCTTCGCGCTCGCCGAACCGATCACGCTCGCGTTCACCGACGATCCGAGCGAGCTGTCGGTGCCGACGACGGTCGCGCTCATCCGAGCGGCCTGTGGCGCCATCGTCTTCAAGGGGATCCACACGGCCGCAGCCGGCGCGCTCAACGGCAGCGGCGACACGCGATGGCCGTTCTACAGCCAACTGCTCGGCATGTTCGGCCTGTCGATTCCGGTGGCGTACCTCGGCGCGACTGCCGTCACGATCCCGACTATCGGCCCGATTCCGTTGCTCGGGGTTACCATCCCTGGCGGGACGATACCGGCGCTAGGACTCACCGGCCTCTATCTCACTTTCTTCGCCGAGACGCTCACGCCGGCGCTGATCAACTACTACCGGTTCTCGAGCGGCAAGTGGAAGGCCATCAGTCGAAGTTATCGTCCGGACGCGGCCCCGGCCGACGACTGA
- a CDS encoding zinc-binding dehydrogenase, translating to MDAITVTEHGGTDGLEYGSVPDPEPARDEVLVDIKAGALNHLDVWVRRGLPGLDLELPHVTGSDGAGIVERVGEDVTQYEAGDRVALSAGVSCGECEFCRDGEASLCKTFHIIGEHVPGVHSEYAAIPEENLISVPEHVDWETAGSSSLVFQTAWRMLIDRAELSAGENILVLGASGGVGHAALQIADYAGAEIYATGSSEQKLEYAREHGADYVCNYEEENFADWVLEETGGRGVDVVVEHVGEPTWRDSIKSLAKGGRLVTCGGTAGGAPETDIQRIFWNQLNIMGSTMATPGEVDDVMELVWDGTFEPAIRDVLPMSEASRAHEMLQNREGFGKVVVKPDSEMD from the coding sequence ATGGACGCCATCACAGTCACGGAACACGGCGGCACGGATGGACTCGAGTACGGATCGGTTCCGGATCCGGAGCCCGCCCGCGATGAGGTTTTAGTCGACATCAAAGCCGGTGCGCTCAATCACCTCGATGTCTGGGTGCGCCGCGGACTACCGGGACTCGACCTCGAACTTCCACACGTCACCGGGAGCGACGGGGCCGGCATCGTCGAACGCGTCGGCGAGGACGTGACACAGTACGAAGCCGGGGATCGAGTCGCGCTCTCGGCCGGCGTCTCCTGTGGCGAGTGCGAGTTCTGTCGCGACGGCGAAGCCTCGCTCTGTAAGACCTTTCACATCATCGGCGAGCACGTGCCGGGCGTTCACAGCGAGTACGCTGCGATCCCGGAGGAGAATTTGATCTCGGTCCCGGAGCACGTCGACTGGGAGACCGCGGGGTCGTCGTCGCTCGTTTTCCAGACCGCCTGGCGGATGTTGATCGACCGCGCCGAACTCTCCGCGGGCGAGAACATCCTCGTTTTGGGCGCGAGCGGTGGGGTCGGCCACGCGGCGCTCCAGATCGCCGACTACGCAGGGGCGGAGATCTACGCGACCGGAAGCAGCGAACAGAAACTCGAGTACGCGCGCGAACACGGGGCAGATTACGTCTGCAACTACGAGGAGGAGAACTTCGCCGACTGGGTCCTCGAGGAGACCGGCGGCCGTGGCGTCGACGTCGTCGTCGAACACGTCGGCGAACCGACCTGGCGCGATTCGATCAAGAGTCTGGCGAAAGGCGGGCGGCTGGTGACCTGCGGCGGGACCGCAGGCGGTGCGCCCGAGACGGATATCCAGCGCATCTTCTGGAATCAGCTGAACATCATGGGCTCGACGATGGCGACGCCGGGCGAAGTCGACGACGTGATGGAACTCGTCTGGGACGGCACCTTCGAGCCGGCGATTCGAGATGTTCTCCCAATGAGCGAGGCGTCTCGGGCCCACGAGATGCTACAGAACCGAGAAGGATTCGGGAAAGTGGTGGTCAAACCGGACAGCGAAATGGACTAA
- a CDS encoding aryl-sulfate sulfotransferase codes for MNQRTRVTIAAVAVVLLVASLGVQALVIDREPTVVNEDGRYPGNTLVGVHSYTDDGRVVELAPDGDVVWEWSIPDSRVFGVEQIDPERVLAAVAVKTPAEACDEEYLEYEEYDDHCVHNRVVEIDKESKEVVWEYDWYDDFIDYQEVHDFERLENGETAIIDMGNDRSFTVDRDGEITWEWHAENHLTPGTPFYEEYGGHERDGEHDDWTHMNDIDRLENGNFQMSIRNFDSVIEVDPETDEIVDVIGEPGNKSVLDEQHNPHRIEAEGTMVVADSRNNRIVELDLEDSEEIWRYTGPDHDPLQWPRDADRLPNGNTLITDSRNNRVLEIDPDGEIVWEFDDAAGEVIPLAYEADRIGVGERSDVPPGSELTEVDDEPGPVESTILRGEAMAQYVFPTWMHLPQILHVVGIALGMLWLCVEGSVIGWRKVRVRYKRI; via the coding sequence ATGAACCAGCGTACCCGCGTCACCATCGCCGCCGTTGCCGTCGTCCTTCTGGTCGCATCGCTCGGCGTTCAGGCGCTTGTCATCGATCGCGAGCCGACCGTCGTCAACGAAGACGGCCGCTACCCTGGAAACACGCTCGTGGGCGTCCACTCCTATACGGATGACGGGCGAGTCGTCGAACTGGCGCCGGACGGCGACGTCGTCTGGGAGTGGTCGATCCCTGACTCGCGCGTGTTCGGCGTCGAACAGATCGATCCCGAGCGGGTGCTCGCGGCGGTCGCCGTCAAGACACCCGCTGAAGCGTGCGACGAGGAGTACCTGGAGTACGAGGAGTACGACGACCACTGCGTGCACAACCGCGTCGTCGAAATCGACAAGGAATCGAAGGAGGTCGTCTGGGAATACGACTGGTACGACGACTTCATCGACTACCAGGAGGTACACGACTTCGAACGCCTCGAGAACGGCGAGACGGCGATCATCGACATGGGAAACGACCGCTCGTTTACGGTCGACCGCGACGGTGAGATCACCTGGGAGTGGCACGCCGAGAATCATTTGACGCCCGGGACGCCGTTCTACGAGGAGTACGGCGGTCACGAGCGGGACGGCGAACACGACGACTGGACGCACATGAACGACATCGACCGTCTGGAAAACGGCAACTTCCAGATGAGCATCCGTAACTTCGACTCGGTGATCGAAGTCGATCCGGAGACCGACGAAATCGTCGACGTAATCGGCGAGCCGGGGAACAAAAGCGTGCTGGACGAACAGCACAACCCCCACCGCATCGAAGCCGAAGGCACGATGGTCGTCGCCGACAGCCGAAACAACCGGATCGTCGAACTCGACCTCGAGGACAGCGAGGAGATTTGGCGCTATACCGGTCCTGACCACGACCCTCTCCAGTGGCCTCGTGACGCCGACCGACTGCCCAACGGCAACACGCTCATCACCGATTCGCGGAACAATCGCGTCCTCGAGATCGACCCAGACGGTGAGATCGTCTGGGAGTTCGACGATGCCGCCGGGGAGGTTATCCCGTTGGCGTACGAGGCCGACCGCATCGGAGTCGGCGAACGATCGGACGTCCCGCCGGGGAGCGAACTGACCGAGGTCGACGACGAACCCGGTCCAGTCGAGTCGACGATTCTGCGGGGGGAAGCCATGGCGCAGTACGTCTTTCCGACGTGGATGCACCTCCCGCAAATACTCCACGTCGTCGGTATCGCCCTGGGGATGCTATGGCTCTGTGTCGAAGGGAGCGTTATTGGCTGGCGGAAAGTGAGGGTGCGATATAAGCGGATCTGA
- a CDS encoding PHP domain-containing protein, whose product MTRRYDLQVHTDASPCSSTPPERVGAAAVEAGLDGIAVTDHDTLANVDAVRDAAPSSLDVIAGVEVTTTEGHLLALEVTEPPPQTDPLTVVDHVHDQGGIAVLSHPFDAMRQSYVTNLDELADAIDAVEAVNSRCVRRRFNERATAFAAAHDLPTTGGSDAHFPMEVGRAYAVVEGDGSLVNAVVEGRVRPGGRGRYLSGHIATKIHQFRTVSGRLVADLKPGRSP is encoded by the coding sequence ATGACCCGTCGATACGATCTACAGGTCCACACGGACGCTTCGCCCTGCTCGAGCACGCCGCCAGAGCGCGTCGGTGCGGCGGCGGTCGAGGCCGGCCTCGACGGTATCGCGGTTACCGACCACGATACGCTCGCCAACGTCGACGCCGTTCGGGACGCCGCGCCGTCGTCGCTGGACGTGATCGCAGGAGTCGAGGTCACGACGACCGAGGGGCATCTTTTGGCACTCGAGGTGACCGAACCCCCGCCCCAGACCGACCCGCTGACCGTCGTCGACCACGTTCACGATCAGGGGGGAATCGCCGTCCTCTCGCATCCGTTCGACGCGATGCGCCAGTCCTACGTGACGAACCTCGACGAACTCGCAGACGCCATCGACGCGGTCGAAGCGGTAAACTCCCGCTGCGTTCGCCGCCGGTTCAACGAGCGCGCGACGGCCTTCGCGGCCGCCCACGACTTGCCGACGACGGGAGGGAGCGACGCCCACTTCCCGATGGAGGTCGGTCGCGCGTACGCCGTCGTCGAGGGAGACGGGTCGCTGGTCAACGCCGTAGTCGAGGGTCGCGTTCGACCCGGCGGCCGCGGCCGGTACCTTTCGGGTCACATCGCGACAAAAATACATCAGTTCCGCACCGTTTCCGGTCGTCTCGTCGCCGACCTCAAACCGGGGCGATCACCGTGA
- a CDS encoding alpha/beta fold hydrolase, protein MSRIQVEEGVELFVQDWGSGTPIVFIHGWPLSHRMFEYQYIQLPREGIRCIGIDLRGYGRSSKPWSEYDFDMFADDLKRILDELDVDDVTLAGFSMGGGVVTRYMSRHNEEHVAKLALLGAASPVLAKKPDFPEGVDEAAFMDLAEGCYEDRAKISSDFADSMFHSAPSPELKDWLQNMSMESSPQAMADSIEAVGEMDLRSDLADISVPTLICHGVHDQACPFDLTAEKLHNGIENTELVSFEESSHALFYEEKEKLNQELTEFSK, encoded by the coding sequence ATGAGCCGAATACAAGTTGAAGAGGGAGTAGAGCTGTTCGTTCAGGACTGGGGATCAGGTACTCCGATTGTGTTTATTCACGGGTGGCCGCTGAGCCACAGGATGTTCGAATATCAGTACATCCAACTCCCGAGGGAGGGCATTCGGTGCATCGGTATTGATCTCCGTGGCTATGGACGGTCAAGTAAACCGTGGAGTGAATACGACTTCGACATGTTCGCTGACGATCTTAAGAGGATTCTCGATGAACTCGACGTCGATGATGTAACACTTGCGGGGTTTTCGATGGGTGGGGGAGTCGTCACACGATATATGAGCCGTCATAACGAAGAACATGTTGCAAAATTGGCCCTGCTCGGTGCTGCGAGCCCCGTCCTGGCTAAGAAACCCGACTTTCCGGAAGGTGTTGATGAAGCCGCATTCATGGATCTTGCCGAGGGGTGCTATGAGGACCGGGCGAAGATCAGCAGTGACTTCGCCGATTCGATGTTTCACTCCGCACCCAGTCCCGAACTGAAAGATTGGCTCCAAAACATGAGCATGGAATCGTCGCCGCAGGCCATGGCCGATTCGATCGAAGCTGTCGGCGAGATGGATCTCCGTTCTGACCTCGCAGACATCTCTGTTCCGACGCTCATCTGTCACGGTGTCCACGATCAAGCCTGTCCGTTCGACTTGACGGCAGAGAAGCTCCACAACGGAATCGAAAACACGGAACTCGTTAGTTTCGAGGAGAGTAGCCATGCACTCTTCTACGAGGAAAAAGAGAAGCTCAACCAAGAACTGACTGAATTTAGTAAATAA
- a CDS encoding amidase: MGTTTSPIEEITIGQIHRAFEAGTLTSEDLIERYEERIESYDRNGPELNSIVTYNENARERAAELDDEFAESGTFVGPLHGVPVVVKDHIETTDLPTSYGSVAFEDYYPEAESGVTQRLQDAGAIILGKTTMPDWATSWFGFSSLTGRTKNPYDPERDPGGSSSGTGAAVAANLATVGIGTDCGGSIRVPASFDNLVGVRVTPGLISRAGVSPLVSQQDTAGPMTRTVRDAAKMLDVLVDYDEHDELTGKTELAQTGGSYTNALRADGLRGARVGVLRDGFGDDENPDAAPVNEVTERAITTIENVGAEVVDPVEIPRLEEYLGETMLYILQSKRDLNEFLADRDGPADSVDELYENGQYHELLDLFIGFAEDGPDDLSDHLEYWKRRNAQHDFQQEILNVFAAHDLDAIVYPDVQVVPPTAEEIRDGKYETMTFATNTIIASQSLCSAVSVPAGFTDDGLPVGLELLGRPFDEPTLLELAYSFERETEHRRTPETASPLSE, translated from the coding sequence ATGGGCACCACGACCTCCCCCATTGAGGAAATAACGATCGGGCAGATCCATCGAGCATTCGAAGCGGGAACGCTCACCAGCGAAGACCTAATCGAGCGGTACGAAGAGCGCATCGAGAGCTACGATCGGAACGGCCCGGAACTCAATTCGATCGTCACTTACAACGAAAACGCGAGGGAACGAGCGGCGGAACTCGACGACGAGTTCGCCGAGTCGGGAACGTTCGTCGGCCCGCTACACGGGGTTCCGGTGGTCGTCAAAGACCACATCGAGACGACCGATCTCCCGACGTCGTACGGCTCGGTCGCATTCGAGGACTACTACCCTGAGGCAGAATCGGGCGTAACCCAGCGCCTGCAGGACGCAGGAGCGATTATTCTGGGGAAGACGACCATGCCCGACTGGGCCACGTCGTGGTTCGGCTTCTCCTCGCTGACGGGGCGGACGAAAAACCCCTACGACCCGGAGCGCGATCCCGGCGGCTCGAGCAGCGGAACAGGCGCGGCCGTCGCCGCGAACCTGGCGACGGTCGGCATCGGAACCGACTGCGGTGGCTCGATTCGCGTCCCCGCGTCGTTCGACAACCTCGTCGGCGTTCGCGTAACGCCCGGACTGATCAGCCGTGCGGGGGTGAGTCCGCTGGTCTCACAGCAGGATACCGCCGGGCCGATGACCCGGACGGTCCGCGATGCGGCCAAGATGCTCGACGTGCTCGTCGACTACGACGAGCACGACGAACTGACGGGAAAGACCGAACTCGCACAGACCGGCGGGTCGTATACGAACGCCCTCCGTGCCGACGGCCTCCGCGGCGCTCGAGTCGGCGTCCTCCGGGACGGGTTCGGCGACGACGAGAACCCGGACGCTGCGCCGGTCAACGAGGTAACTGAGCGGGCTATCACGACGATCGAAAACGTCGGCGCGGAAGTGGTCGATCCGGTAGAGATTCCGCGGCTCGAGGAGTATCTCGGCGAGACGATGCTGTACATTCTTCAGTCCAAGCGAGATCTCAACGAATTTCTCGCCGACCGAGACGGCCCGGCCGATTCCGTCGACGAACTCTACGAGAACGGACAGTATCACGAACTACTCGATCTCTTTATCGGTTTCGCCGAAGACGGGCCGGACGACCTCTCGGACCACCTTGAGTACTGGAAACGCCGAAACGCTCAGCACGACTTCCAACAGGAGATCTTGAACGTCTTCGCCGCTCACGACCTCGACGCGATCGTCTATCCGGACGTGCAGGTCGTGCCGCCGACGGCCGAGGAGATTCGGGACGGAAAGTACGAAACGATGACGTTCGCAACGAACACGATCATCGCCTCCCAGTCGCTCTGTAGTGCGGTCTCAGTCCCAGCGGGGTTCACCGACGACGGCCTCCCGGTCGGACTCGAACTGCTCGGACGGCCGTTCGACGAGCCGACGCTACTGGAACTGGCCTACTCGTTCGAACGAGAGACGGAGCACCGTCGGACCCCGGAGACCGCATCACCGCTGTCGGAGTAA